The following are encoded together in the Syngnathus scovelli strain Florida chromosome 12, RoL_Ssco_1.2, whole genome shotgun sequence genome:
- the fgf8a gene encoding fibroblast growth factor 8, with amino-acid sequence MRPTSRCRFVFIHVFAFFFYAQVTNQSPPNFTQHVSEQSKVTDRVSRRLIRIYQLYSRTSGKHVQVLPNKKINAMAEDGDVHAKLVVETDTFGSRVRIKGAQSGLYICMNKRGKLIGKKNGQGRDCIFTFTEIVLENNYTALRNARYEGWYMAFTRRGRPRKGSRTRQHQREVHFMKRLPRGQQPAHPGHRRPFDFVHYPFNQRTKRARYSAER; translated from the exons ATGCGGCCTACATCTAGATGTAGATTCGT GTTTATACACGTATTCGCATTCTTCTTCTACGCTCAG GTAACCAATCAGTCCCCGCCTAATTTCACGCAGCATGTAAGCGAGCAGAGCAAAGTGACAGACCGCGTGAGCCGCAGGTTGATCCGGATCTACCAGCTGTACAGTCGGACCAGCGGCAAGCATGTGCAGGTCCTCCCCAACAAGAAGATCAACGCCATGGCTGAAGATGGAGATGTGCACG CCAAACTCGTCGTGGAGACCGATACGTTTGGAAGCCGCGTGCGGATCAAGGGAGCCCAGAGCGGCCTCTACATTTGCATGAACAAGAGGGGGAAGCTCATTGGCAAG AAAAACGGACAAGGGCGCGACTGCATCTTCACCTTCACCGAGATTGTGTTGGAGAACAACTACACGGCGCTGAGGAACGCCCGCTACGAGGGATGGTACATGGCCTTCACCCGTCGAGGACGGCCGCGAAAAGGCTCGCGGACGCGCCAGCACCAGCGTGAGGTCCATTTTATGAAGAGACTGCCCAGGGGTCAGCAGCCCGCGCACCCCGGCCACCGGCGACCCTTTGACTTTGTTCACTACCCCTTCAACCAAAGGACTAAACGTGCGCGCTACTCCGCAGAGCGCTGA